From Granulicella sp. WH15, the proteins below share one genomic window:
- the cobO gene encoding cob(I)yrinic acid a,c-diamide adenosyltransferase, which produces MSTPETARRGLILINTGPGKGKTTAALGTAMRAHGNGMRVLFLQFLKGSWHYGELDAAQQLGPDFVIKQLGKGFVKVGGAETDPADLKLVEDAWAESAEAILSGDWDLVVLDEINYAIGYKMLDPERVAEVLRQKPEMVHVILTGRNAHPLLVELADTVTEMREVKHAYQKGILAQRGIEF; this is translated from the coding sequence ATGAGCACTCCGGAAACCGCGCGACGCGGCCTCATCCTTATCAATACCGGCCCCGGCAAGGGCAAGACCACCGCCGCTCTGGGCACCGCGATGCGCGCCCACGGCAACGGAATGCGCGTGCTCTTTCTCCAGTTCCTCAAGGGCTCCTGGCACTACGGCGAGCTGGACGCTGCCCAGCAGCTTGGGCCGGACTTCGTCATCAAGCAGCTCGGCAAGGGCTTCGTGAAGGTGGGCGGAGCCGAGACCGACCCTGCCGACCTGAAGCTGGTCGAGGATGCCTGGGCCGAGTCCGCCGAGGCTATCTTATCCGGGGATTGGGATCTCGTGGTGCTGGACGAGATCAACTACGCCATCGGCTACAAGATGCTCGACCCCGAGCGCGTGGCCGAGGTGCTGCGGCAGAAACCGGAGATGGTCCACGTCATCCTGACCGGGCGCAACGCCCACCCGCTGCTGGTGGAGCTGGCCGATACCGTGACCGAGATGCGCGAGGTAAAGCACGCATATCAAAAGGGGATTCTGGCGCAGCGGGGTATCGAGTTTTAG
- the rsfS gene encoding ribosome silencing factor, which yields MPSTESYQLLLAAAAACEDKKAEDIRILALDPSESALTDYFLICNGTNDRQNVAITDEIEIRLKRDFGVYPTSVEGRRQGEWILMDYVDFIVHVFSAEKRAHYGLERLRKSATTISVAELSSELKALIDSTRTKTAKPVAAKKTAAKKAVAKKAAVKTVAKKAAKKAPAKKVVAKKTVAKKTAKKAAKKTSAKK from the coding sequence ATGCCCTCAACCGAAAGCTACCAGCTTCTGCTCGCCGCCGCTGCCGCCTGCGAAGACAAGAAGGCCGAAGACATCCGCATCCTCGCGCTCGACCCCTCCGAGAGCGCGTTGACGGACTACTTCCTCATCTGCAACGGCACCAACGACCGCCAGAACGTGGCCATCACCGACGAGATCGAGATCCGGCTCAAGCGCGACTTCGGCGTCTATCCGACCTCGGTCGAAGGCCGCCGCCAGGGCGAGTGGATCCTGATGGACTATGTGGACTTCATCGTCCATGTCTTCTCCGCGGAGAAGCGCGCGCACTATGGTCTGGAGCGCCTGCGCAAGTCGGCCACGACCATCAGCGTCGCCGAGCTAAGCTCGGAGCTGAAGGCCCTGATCGACTCGACCCGGACCAAGACGGCCAAGCCCGTGGCGGCTAAGAAAACAGCCGCGAAGAAGGCCGTCGCCAAAAAGGCTGCCGTGAAGACTGTGGCTAAGAAAGCGGCCAAGAAAGCTCCGGCTAAAAAGGTCGTGGCGAAGAAGACCGTGGCGAAAAAAACTGCGAAGAAGGCCGCTAAAAAGACCTCCGCAAAGAAGTAA
- a CDS encoding 23S rRNA (pseudouridine(1915)-N(3))-methyltransferase RlmH: protein MKIILMSIREGRPAKNREMAALVDLYLGRAAKYSATEAQVTSSEAEFWAWIERQSARTPAVTILLDSRGKQLSSEQLAERFGQLQRDSAQMVVLAIGPADGWSDASHRRASQLLSLGPMTLPHELARVVLAEQIYRALTILAGHPYHSGH from the coding sequence GTGAAGATCATCCTGATGAGCATCCGCGAGGGCCGGCCCGCCAAGAACCGGGAGATGGCCGCCCTCGTCGATCTCTACCTGGGCCGCGCGGCTAAGTACTCGGCCACCGAGGCCCAGGTGACCTCCTCCGAGGCTGAGTTCTGGGCGTGGATCGAGCGCCAGTCCGCACGCACGCCAGCCGTTACGATTCTTCTGGATTCGCGGGGCAAGCAGCTCAGCTCCGAGCAGCTTGCCGAGCGTTTTGGCCAGTTGCAGCGTGACTCCGCGCAGATGGTCGTGCTGGCCATCGGCCCGGCGGATGGCTGGTCCGACGCCAGCCACCGGCGCGCCTCGCAACTGCTCTCGCTCGGCCCGATGACGCTGCCGCACGAGCTGGCCCGCGTGGTGCTTGCCGAGCAGATCTACCGGGCGCTGACGATCCTCGCCGGGCATCCGTACCACTCCGGGCATTAG